GTATCACAAAATCAAGAAAACATAGGCCCTTGAACCTAAAGAGATGGATGGAGTTCTTACACAATTCGACTTTTGGGAAGATTCTGGCCGTTGAAGAGAATCTGCAATTCTCGGGTACGGTTGGACAACATGTCGTTGCGATTAACAAGATTGGTAGAATGTAGAGGTGATAATTCATGCATATACTGGTTCAAGGTAAAAACAACATAGATCTACTAACTTTGTTTAATTATGGCTAATTTCCTTTTTAGTGGTAAacaaaattgataaaacataGAGGTGATAGAGTATGCATATACTTTGTTTATGTTAAATAAAACTTGTAGCCGCTAATCTGTCCGTTGATGGATACGTATTTGTCTAGCGGTTAACAAGATTGATAGAATAGAGAGGTGATAGTATACGATGTACTGGTCTAgggttaataaattatttatccGCTAAGCTTTTTACATATGGCTACTTATAATTTTAACCGCTAAGCTTTTTATTATTCATCGATTGTCCTATTGATTGAATCTTATGCAACATTCGGTGTCGATGGATGTAAGGCTATCACTCCTCGCATTCTCCCAGACGCCGCAAAGCAACTGGTTCTTAAATTTCATGAAGACCTCTTGAAGTAGTGGTTACTACTACAGactttgtttaagattttaaggattgtttgtttctttatgcACACTATCAATTTTTTCGTTTTAACGAATAATTCATGTTTACTAGTGAGTCATTATATTTTAATCGTTAACTCAAATCGTTAGGCTTTAAAATAGTGCTTGATCGTTTAGCGAAACTCAAATCTTTAAACGGTAACAAGATGTCTTCCCAAAGTGATCAATACAAATAACCGATTATTAGATGTATTAACATGGAAGTTAGGTGATCAATACACCATATTTTTGTCGCTAAATCAGCTTAATACACCCATCAAATGTTTGTTCGCTTAACTGTTAACTCAAATCGTTAGGCGGTAACAATGTCTTACAAAAACACAACTCCAAATTTTAACCTATCTTAGTAATATTAAATCATTAACACCCATCTATGAAATCAGATCTAAATTGATTAATACACTTACCGCTATCCAAGAGActttacaattaaaatttggTTGGAAGCCCATTTACACTTAGTTAGCTTCGATTAGCCCCGTAAATCTTAGTTAACTGCTAATGATATACATTATCAAGCAAACATATAATGTAACACAATAACATAGAAGTTAGGTTTTGACATTATTACAAATACGAAACCCGTCCTTTACACAACAGACCTTCGTCTGATCCATCCCCTACCGGTAGGCCTACTGCTCTAAATCCGCAGACTGACACGTACGACCACTATCTCCCTTCAAAAAACAAGGTTAGTTTCGTCCATTACTGATTAAAAGGCTATTCAAATTCATGGGCATTTAACAAATTTGGAACTCAATTGGGTATATACAACCCATTGTTTCCTACTTTTAACATCATCAAGCCACCAATTGATCTATTTAATGGGCCAACTAAGATACTATTAGGCTATGTACTTCGAAATGATTATTATGGGCCACGAAAACGTCGCCGTTTAACTTTTTAACATAAACCCCTGAAGAGATTCTTCTCTCATCATGCATCTTCTCTCTTAAAGTTGGACCCTTGGACCCTTAAAGTCTGCGCGAAACCCTAATCTCCTCGCTGAAATTCTCGCTTCTCGCAGGTTATTTCGGAAAAAATTCAGCTCTTCTTTCTCCGTGTCTCCATTCTACTTTACTATCTCATTCGATTGTTTCTTTAAATGTTGAAACTTGATAGTAATGTTTTTGGTGGTTTACTGTGGAAATCTGCATGATAAATGATCGGAAGCTCGTCCTACTTACTTGTTGAGTGACATATTGACCTCTACTTTgataaaaattgaaactttgaGTGTTACTGTTGAGTAATGGTCCTGCCTAGTTAATTTGttattggttattattgttGAAATCTGCATTATAAAGGGTCCTCCTGCGTACATTTCTTGATGGGTTTTGACTGATATATTGACCTCTActttgaaaaaaattgaaacttttctGTCTAAATATATTGCACAATACTTCTGTCTGAACTTGTAATCAGCTTCTCAGCAATTTACCTACTAGTCTTTTCCCTTTATTTAGGTCATCTTTAACATGTCTGAATTAATGGAGCTGTCATCATCTCCTCTGATTCCATCGCTTCCAGACGACGTCACCGTTGACATCGTGGCTCGTGTGCCCAGAAGCCACTACCCGACACTCTCCCTCGTCTCCAAGAAGTTCAGGAAACTCATCGCCTCTCCTAAGCTCTACAAGAGGCGATCTCAGCTAGGCATCACCCAACACCTGCCGTTTCTACATCCTCCACCGGAAACTCAACTCTAGAAACCGCTTGGTCATCGTCCCATCGCTCCCTCCCGTGTCTTCCCGTGGAAGCTTTGTCTCGGTGGGTTCGAAGACATATGTGTTCAACGATGTTGATGCCCTCTGCATTGACTGTGCCTCCCACACGGTGCAGCCCATCCCTGACATGCCTCAGCGCTTCTCGGCGACTCCCATGCCTAGTAAAGTTGCTAATGTCATCGACGGGAAGGTTTACGTGATCGGTGATTCCCGTTTCACTTCTGATCATGGGATGTCGTGGAGGAAAACAGTGATGGTGCTTGATTCAGAGACGCAAGTGTGGGAGCCGGtgatgaaaaaagaaaacatgcGCGTTGGTGCTCTTTGGTCTGATTCTGTGGTGATGGAGGATAAGATTTACTTGAAAGGTTACATGAATGGTAATTCTTTTGTTTACGAACcaaaggagaagaaatgggaattgATGGACGAGGTGTTGAACTCTAAGGACTGGGAGAGTGCGTGTGTGGTTGATGATGTCCTCTACTATCACGATTGTTCAGAGAAGGCGTTAAGGGCGTATGATCCAAAGCAGAGCCGCTGGGGTGTTGTCAATGGTTTGGAAGAGTTTTTGGCGTCTGAGTGTGCCCTGTCAAAGTGGCCCAATGTGGTGAAGTGCGGCGAGAAGAAGCTGGCTCTCTTCTTTCCTAAAAAACATGACGGCAAGGAGGTCATTTGCTGCGCGGAGATTGCTTTGGAAAGGCGCCAAGGAGGAGAGGTTTGGGGTAAGCTGGAGTCGTGTGATGTTGTCATCGAGGATGGTGGGCTGTTTGACGTGGTGAAATGTGTAGCTGTTACGGTTTGATGCAGCATAATAACTCTGTTTAGATCCCTTCGTATTTTCATTTATCCTAAATGCCATTTCGTGTGGTGGTGAGTTTGTTAACATCGTTAGTGTCGACTAAAAACTTGTGCTATATATGTTCTGTTAATTTGGCTATGTTTTATTCTTGAATCGTTTCTTTAGACTTGAAGTTtgcataaaatttttaaatatagctTCGATTTAATCTTTTTACACGACAATGAACGTGTTAAACAACAAACATATTTTCTAACACCAGTGTAATGATTTTTGTACGTAtcaaaattgtataaaatataccaaatcatccgtaaatatcatttttatatttgttttcaaaaactCCGGTTTCATAACagaattttgatttttcacATTACccatatcaaatatataatctattaataagaaaatttcatgaaaatgacaaaaattTACCTTTAAATGGAGATTCAAAATTGCGAAATGTAGAATGGTGGGTGAGGAGAATTATGGCGAAGGGGGAAGAATGTTAAGATAGTGGAATCCTTGTTGAATTGTCGTATGAATAtttaatttgaagtttaattttttagtttaataGGTGAGATGTCAATTATATTACAAAGAAAAGAATAGGTCACGAGAAGAAATAAATGGTATAAATAGTAAGATTATTAAGGAGTAGTGAGATTAAAATGTTTCCCATTAAGGAATTTTAGTTACTTGTCCATTATTTTTGCCTTTTTGGGTTATTATGGACCCCAAtcccataataaaatttattttattataattcacAAATAAAGCGACTTTTCAATCCCTATAAAGAGTTTTCCATTCTCTGCTTCTTCTCTCATGCAACTCGTCGTCTCTTTGGTTTGGGTCTTGAGAGTGTCTTACGTAAAGCCTAAGTTACTTGCAGGCTTGTActcaaaatctgaaatttttctttctcttactctccatcctccttttctATTTAGTTCGATTGGTTTCTTTTATCTTGTTGTTGAAATCTGAGTGTAACTTTTTGGGTGGTTATGGTTTATCCTCCTGCATACATTTCATGACCAATAATTAcataaaaattgaaacttttgtCTGTATGCTGTAAACCCTAATATTCACCCATTACTTGCGTGGTTTGTGGTCTTCAAATCAGCTTCTTAGCTATTTACTCTTTCCTCGTCTCTTTGTGATTCTTGCTTGATATGATATGTCTGAACTTGCTTGAATTGTCTGAGTTTGAAATATATATCTGAACTTGAAATGATGTCTGAACTTAGAATCAGCTAGCTCTCTTTTGTGTGTTTAGGCTAGCCAATaacatatttccttttttttttttgttcaggtTGATTTCCTGATTCACTCAACCACAGCTTTCACATGTCTGAAAACATGGAGCAGTCTCTGACTCCGTCGCTTCCAGATGACGTCATCATTGACATCGTAGCTCGTGTGCCCAGAAGCCATTACCCGACTCTCTCCCTCGTTTCCAAGAGTTTCAGGAAACTCATTGCCTCTCCTACGCTCTACAAGAGGCGATCCTTCCTAGGCATCACCCAACACCGTCTCTATGCCGTCCTCCGCAACCCCCAAACTCGTGATAATTTTAGTTTCTACATTCTCCACAAGAAACTCAAATGCAGTAACCGCTTGGTCATCGTCGGATCACGTACACTTCACCACATGTCTTCCCGTGGAAGCTATGTCTCGGTTGGTTCGAAGGTGTACGGGTTTAACGATCTCGATGCGCTCAGCATTGACTGCACCTCTCACACGTGTCAGCCCATCTCTGACATTCCTCAGCTCATGACTAATAAAGTTGCTAATGTCATCGACAGGAAGATTTACCTGATTGGTGGTTCCTTTTTGCCGGATGAAAGTGGGTCGCGGGAAGCGTGGAAGAATGTAGTCGCGGTGTTTGACACAGAAACACAATCATGGGAGCCTAAGTTGGTAAAGGAAGACATTCATGTAGGTCTTGGTCCCTTTTGGTCTGATTCTATGGTGATGGAGGGTAAGATTTACCTGAAAGATTACAGCAACGGCAACTCTTTTGTTTATGAACCAGAGGAAAGGAAATGGGAATTGATGGACGAGGTGTTGAATTCTGAGGAATGGGTGGGTGCGTGTGTGGTTGACGATGTCTTGTACTATCACGATTGTTTCGAGATGGCGTTGAAGGCGTATGATCCAAAGCAGAGGTGTTGGAGTGTTGTCAATGGTTTGAAAGATTTTTTGGCCGTGGAGACTGCTGATTCAGTTAGGTCCCATGCGGTGAGCTATGGCGAGAAGAAGCTGGCTCTCTTCTTTCATAAAAACCATGACGGCAAAGAGGTCATTTGCTGTGCAGAGATTGCTTTGGAAAGGCGCCAAGGAGGAGAGATTTGGGGTCAGAAGGAGTCGTGTGATGTTGTGATTGAGGATGGGATGGTTGACATGGTCAAATTTGTTTCTGTTACCGTCTGATGCAGCATAATAATAATATCTCTATTTAGATCCCTTCGTATTTTAAATTATCCTAATTCCCAACGTGAGTTGGAAGTGTGCTTAGCTTACATCGTTAACGTAGTAACGTGTTTCATGTAGTCGTTTAAAACTTGTGCTATGTTTTTATCTTAGATCGATTCCTTGAGACTTGAAGTTTGCTATGTTCTATAATCGTTTCCTTGAGACTTGTTTGAAGTTTGCTTCCTCACAACCTCATCTGTAGTTTAATGTCTTAGGCTGAGAATTAAAGTCGTATGTATTTCCAGTAGTTCAGCAGCAGCAAGTTTGGAAGTGCTTCTGAAGCAAACAACAAACTGTTATCCTCGTGAGAAACTCTGATTCAAAAATTCTTGTAGCTCCTTTATAAATGTCAAGTGCTAGCTCAAGTGAGGACTCACCATGATAATAATTATCTTTTAGTATCACTAATCCAGTTGTGGCCATAACTTGCCTGAATTCACTAAGGATCATGAAACAAGAATTTCGCAGAAGACAGTCCTCAACTTAGCTGCTGTCACACAGCGAAATGGCTCCAATAGGCAACCAGAAGTAAGACATTCGCATGAAGGCTCAGGGACTAGACCCTTAGAGAAGGgtatcaaaattttcaatttgatGCTTCTGATCCAGCGAATTTACTCACAGCTGATAGGCTTCCAGAGCTCTGTAAATTCTTACTATATgatgaaataaaaatcaaaaagccGGTCAGAACATAGAGACAAGtcaaaataaatgatgttttatattttaatgtaacTTTTAACTCTTTAAATTATGTAATCAATGATATTTTGTAGTCTATTTTGTAATTGactaaatagtttttaatttaatttatttattaatcttacatattcatttgttttaaatttgtgtttttatcaTATGCATgtttacaataatattttattgtgaATAATTTAGTCACTTAAGagaaagtgtagttttcaaaagaAATAGAATACAATGCATCTTTCAAAACAAATATCTTTGCAAAGTATTTTTACAAATTGCCCTTTTTGTAATATAACaatgcaaaaaaatatataattaaattaaacttcaGTTCCCAAATCGAAATCCACAAAAGAGTTTGGTTTAGTTAGTTGTAAGACTTATTtaccaaaactaaaataatctATGCTTTTAAATGAATGTTATTTGAAAATACTCAACCATCAAGAAAAGTGATTCCCTTCAAATAATATTCAAGAAAAGTTGTGGCTTCGCCTTTGTGAAACCCTGAAAATTTACACTGAAGAAACATCAAGCCACCAATTTCCTAAAAGCTTTGGAGAACAAACAAACATCAAAGCCACCAACTGACATATTTAATGGGCCAACCAAGATACTGTTGGGCTATGGATCTCGAATTGACTATTATGGGCCACAAGTAGAACGTTGCCGTTTGAGCTTTTTAACATAAACCCCTGAGAAGAGACTCTCTGCTCCATGCATCTTCTCTCTTACAAGCTACTAGTCTTCGTCTCGTTTGTGCGAAACACAAATCTCCTTACTGAAATTCTCGATTCTTGCAGGTTTTTTCCGCAAAATCTCACATCTTCGTCTCTGCATCTccgttcttctttaccatctcCTTCGATTGGTTACTTTATGCTTGTTGAAAATTCAGTATAATTTTTTGGGGGTTGCTTTCGAAATCTGCATGATAAATGATCGGAAGCTCGTCTTACTTACTTGTTGGGTGACATATTGACCTCTACTTTgataaaaattgaaactttgcTTAGTAAAACTTTTCTGTCTGGTCTCGGAACCAAATTGAAATTTTTGATGTTGAAGCGCTTCGGTTACTCATTTCGTCTTCTAGGACTAACAAAGCTTTcgtcttttccttttcttcagGACACTCATTCAACCACATGTCTGAAAACATGGAGCAATCGCCGGAGATGCTGCTGTCTCCTCCGATTCCGTCGCTTCCAGACGACGTCACCATCGATATCGTAGCTCGTGTGCCCAGAAGCCATGTCCAAATGGACAAAATAGTTTAttggacattttttttttaagcccAAATTGTCCAAACCAAATTCTCCAAACCAAATTGGACCATTCCAAATGGGCCTTCCGCGGGGCCCAAATAAAATTGGACCATTCATActaaattctttaaaaaaacataacttgtgcttaaaaaaaaattcagagcaTAAGCAATTCAAATGTTTTACACATTCCAAAGCATAGACAATTTCATATATTAAAGTTCATacacagaaaaaaaatctaaagcatTAAGTAAACGATGGTctcttcttctttatcttcagcCTCTCCTGAAACACATAAGTTGAAACTATGAATTTAATCATGTCACGTAGCCATCAATGTAATATGAATGAATGATACCACAAGCTCAGACAGAACACAACAGCAAGCAATATAACAGGTACATTGCAGAAACATGAATGATACCACAAGCTCAGACAGAACACAACTGACCAGTTCATTGTAATAAGTACACAACAGCAAGCAAAACATGTACATTGCAGAAACATGAATGATACCACAAGCTCAGATAGAACACAACTGACCAGTTCATTGTAATAACACTAATGCTAGcatcttaaaaaaaatgaattagaTCAGACAACCGCAAGCTTAGACAGAACATAATTAACAAGTTAGCTATCAGTTCACAATGATAACTAAGAACATCAAGTTTTAAGCGTGATATTCATCAGCAACGAACGAAAGCAATACCTTTAGTTGAGTCGAGTCCTTTTCTTTCCACTTTCTTCTGCTTCCTCATCTAAGTCTTccttatcttcctcatccaaATCGCATCCACCTACAAAACAAGAGAAGTTACTCAATAGTTTCACATATCAAATACTCAATTATAAATTCAACACTCACCAATTA
The window above is part of the Brassica napus cultivar Da-Ae chromosome C3, Da-Ae, whole genome shotgun sequence genome. Proteins encoded here:
- the LOC106414020 gene encoding F-box/kelch-repeat protein At4g38940-like — translated: MSENMEQSLTPSLPDDVIIDIVARVPRSHYPTLSLVSKSFRKLIASPTLYKRRSFLGITQHRLYAVLRNPQTRDNFSFYILHKKLKCSNRLVIVGSRTLHHMSSRGSYVSVGSKVYGFNDLDALSIDCTSHTCQPISDIPQLMTNKVANVIDRKIYLIGGSFLPDESGSREAWKNVVAVFDTETQSWEPKLVKEDIHVGLGPFWSDSMVMEGKIYLKDYSNGNSFVYEPEERKWELMDEVLNSEEWVGACVVDDVLYYHDCFEMALKAYDPKQRCWSVVNGLKDFLAVETADSVRSHAVSYGEKKLALFFHKNHDGKEVICCAEIALERRQGGEIWGQKESCDVVIEDGMVDMVKFVSVTV